The following are encoded together in the Anaerostipes caccae L1-92 genome:
- the abc-f gene encoding ribosomal protection-like ABC-F family protein yields MSRIQISDLTFSYDTSFDYIFEHVSFQIDTDWKLGFTGRNGRGKTTFLKLLMGEYEYRGSIAASVSFDYFPYPVKDPAMLTADVLESIDPQYELWKVMKELSQLDVPDEVLYRPFQTLSNGEQTKVLLAVLFGKENNFLLIDEPTNHLDAEARKKVGMYLNSKKGFILVSHDRAFLDECTDHILSVNRTDIEVQKGNFSSWYENKILRDQYEFSENEKLKKEIGRLSKSQRRSERWSDQVEKTKRGTRDSGLRPDRGFIGHKAAKMMKRSKAAETRKEEAVREKSKLLKNIETAESLKISPLEHHAKRLAVLEDVSISYGSKIVTENLSFHIEKGDRIALVGKNGCGKSSVLKLLLGKPVDHVGSLYKANGLKISYVPQNTDGLKGDLREYAYNCGIDESLFKAILRKLDFSRLQFEKKIEEFSEGQKKKVLIAGSLCEQAHLYLWDEPLNYIDVFSRMQIEDLLKNSRITLLFVEHDRAFSNQIKTKEILMQ; encoded by the coding sequence ATGTCTAGGATTCAAATTTCAGATTTAACGTTTTCCTATGATACCAGTTTCGATTATATTTTTGAGCATGTCTCATTTCAAATTGATACAGACTGGAAGCTTGGATTTACGGGGAGAAACGGAAGGGGCAAAACTACATTTTTAAAATTATTGATGGGGGAGTACGAGTATAGGGGCTCTATTGCGGCGAGTGTATCATTTGATTATTTTCCGTATCCGGTAAAGGACCCGGCGATGCTCACGGCGGACGTTCTGGAGTCTATAGACCCGCAATATGAACTTTGGAAGGTTATGAAAGAACTGTCACAGCTGGACGTGCCGGATGAAGTCCTGTACCGCCCGTTTCAAACGTTATCAAACGGAGAGCAGACGAAAGTGCTGCTGGCTGTTTTGTTTGGAAAAGAAAATAATTTTCTTCTGATTGATGAGCCTACCAATCACCTTGACGCCGAGGCCAGAAAAAAAGTGGGAATGTATTTAAATTCCAAGAAAGGATTTATTCTTGTATCCCATGACCGGGCATTTCTGGATGAGTGTACGGATCACATTTTATCGGTGAACAGAACGGATATCGAGGTCCAGAAGGGGAATTTTTCTTCCTGGTATGAAAATAAGATCCTCAGAGATCAGTATGAGTTTTCAGAAAATGAGAAGTTAAAAAAGGAAATTGGACGGCTTTCAAAATCTCAGAGAAGATCTGAGAGATGGTCAGATCAGGTAGAAAAGACAAAAAGGGGCACCAGAGACTCCGGGCTCCGCCCAGACAGGGGATTCATCGGCCATAAGGCGGCAAAAATGATGAAGCGGTCAAAGGCGGCAGAGACAAGAAAGGAAGAGGCAGTTAGAGAGAAATCAAAACTGTTAAAAAATATTGAGACTGCGGAATCCTTAAAAATCTCTCCTCTGGAACACCATGCGAAGAGGCTGGCAGTATTGGAGGATGTATCAATTTCCTATGGAAGCAAAATTGTAACCGAAAATCTGTCCTTTCATATTGAAAAGGGGGACAGGATTGCCCTGGTTGGGAAAAATGGCTGCGGAAAATCCAGTGTGCTGAAACTTTTGCTTGGAAAGCCGGTGGATCACGTAGGTTCTCTCTACAAAGCCAATGGTTTGAAAATTTCTTATGTACCCCAGAACACAGATGGGTTGAAAGGGGATCTCAGAGAGTATGCATACAACTGCGGTATTGATGAGAGTCTGTTTAAAGCAATTTTGAGGAAACTGGATTTTTCCAGATTACAATTTGAAAAAAAGATAGAAGAATTCAGCGAGGGCCAGAAAAAGAAGGTGCTGATCGCAGGGAGCCTCTGTGAACAGGCCCATCTGTATTTGTGGGATGAACCTTTGAACTATATTGATGTATTTTCAAGAATGCAGATCGAAGATTTACTAAAAAACAGTCGGATAACGCTTTTATTTGTGGAGCATGACCGGGCGTTCTCCAATCAAATCAAGACAAAAGAAATTTTAATGCAATAA
- a CDS encoding NCS2 family permease: MIHWIDKKFKLKEHHTDIKTEFLAGITVFITMAYALATVPNMLEATGVDKHVLMTVMVLLIAAATLAMAFYTNRPFALAPGLSSAGIVAAMISADNVPVKIAGGIVFWSGLLFLAITFLGLREAIVRAIPASLKYAVSAGIGIFIVLIGARGAGIITADEAKNSLVFGSLGSPEVIAAVFGFVILLILRAKRVPGDMILSILASTIAGIPLGVTKLPEQIISMPAPVGEQLFQIDIFGALQVLYLPFLLALFVPDFFATVGTILGVGARAGYLDENGNFDGIDQCFQVDAAATSLGALFGMPGMTTYLESSAGIEAGGKTGLTVVFTSICFLLALFFAPVALIIPSAATAPVLVYIGISMLEAMRHINYDDITESMPAFMCVVFTVLAGNIANGICTAILTYLVMKTAEGKTKEIHPFMYLLGAVSVLYFYTLF, from the coding sequence ATGATTCATTGGATAGACAAAAAATTTAAATTAAAAGAGCATCATACAGATATCAAAACAGAATTCCTGGCAGGTATTACTGTGTTCATTACAATGGCCTATGCTCTGGCTACGGTGCCTAACATGCTGGAAGCCACAGGGGTGGATAAGCATGTGCTGATGACGGTTATGGTGCTGCTCATCGCCGCTGCGACACTTGCTATGGCGTTTTACACGAACCGTCCCTTTGCCCTGGCGCCGGGACTCAGCAGTGCGGGAATTGTGGCCGCTATGATAAGCGCGGACAATGTACCGGTAAAGATTGCAGGCGGCATCGTCTTCTGGAGCGGCCTGCTGTTTCTCGCCATTACATTTCTGGGTCTCAGGGAGGCAATCGTAAGAGCTATCCCCGCCAGCTTAAAATATGCAGTCAGCGCTGGGATCGGTATTTTTATTGTTCTGATCGGAGCGAGAGGAGCGGGTATCATTACGGCAGATGAGGCAAAAAACAGCCTTGTATTCGGCAGCCTTGGATCGCCGGAGGTGATCGCGGCAGTCTTTGGATTTGTCATTCTCTTAATCTTAAGGGCAAAGCGTGTGCCGGGAGATATGATTTTATCTATTCTGGCGTCCACCATAGCCGGAATACCGCTGGGAGTCACGAAGCTGCCCGAACAGATTATTTCCATGCCGGCTCCTGTCGGGGAACAGCTGTTTCAGATTGATATCTTTGGAGCGCTTCAGGTATTGTATCTTCCGTTCCTTTTGGCCCTGTTTGTTCCGGATTTCTTTGCTACCGTAGGGACAATTCTTGGGGTCGGTGCCCGTGCCGGATATTTGGATGAAAACGGAAATTTTGACGGCATTGATCAGTGTTTTCAGGTAGATGCGGCTGCAACGAGTCTGGGAGCACTTTTTGGAATGCCTGGCATGACTACTTATCTGGAATCCTCTGCGGGTATAGAGGCCGGAGGAAAGACGGGACTGACCGTGGTGTTTACGAGTATATGCTTTCTTCTGGCCCTGTTTTTTGCCCCTGTGGCCCTTATCATACCTTCCGCAGCTACGGCTCCGGTGTTGGTCTATATCGGTATCAGCATGCTGGAGGCTATGCGCCATATCAATTATGACGACATAACAGAGAGTATGCCTGCCTTCATGTGTGTAGTTTTCACTGTACTGGCAGGAAATATCGCAAACGGTATCTGCACCGCCATTCTGACGTATCTGGTTATGAAAACGGCGGAAGGAAAAACAAAAGAGATACATCCGTTCATGTATCTCTTAGGTGCGGTCAGTGTGCTTTATTTTTATACCCTGTTTTGA
- the hpf gene encoding ribosome hibernation-promoting factor, HPF/YfiA family yields MNFIISGKNIEVTEGIRAAIEEKLGRLDKYLTDDIDIIVTLSVQKERQKIEVTIPMKGHIIRAEQDSADMYVSIDLVIDILERQIRRYKTRLMSKKYEGAGLKQEFIDKDEDVDEDEIRIIRSKKFAIKPMDVEEACIQMDLLGHNFFVFRNADTFEVNVVYKRKGNTYGLIEPEF; encoded by the coding sequence ATGAATTTTATTATTAGCGGTAAGAACATCGAAGTAACAGAAGGAATCAGGGCAGCAATAGAAGAGAAATTAGGCAGGCTTGACAAGTACCTGACTGATGACATTGACATCATCGTTACTTTGAGCGTTCAAAAAGAGAGACAAAAGATTGAAGTAACAATTCCTATGAAGGGGCACATTATACGTGCAGAACAAGACAGTGCGGATATGTATGTATCCATTGATTTGGTCATTGATATTCTCGAACGTCAGATCAGAAGATATAAAACCCGTTTGATGAGTAAAAAATATGAAGGTGCAGGACTGAAACAGGAATTCATCGACAAGGACGAGGATGTGGATGAAGATGAGATCCGCATCATCAGAAGCAAGAAGTTTGCGATCAAGCCGATGGATGTGGAAGAGGCTTGTATCCAGATGGATCTTCTGGGACACAATTTCTTCGTATTCCGTAACGCCGATACTTTTGAAGTAAACGTAGTATATAAAAGAAAGGGCAATACATACGGACTGATTGAACCGGAATTTTAG
- the secA gene encoding preprotein translocase subunit SecA, translating to MSLIGKIFGSHSDKELKRISGIVNKIESFDEPMQKLSDEELRNKTAEFKERLSNGETLDDLLPEAYAVVREASARTIGLKHYRVQLIGGIILHQGRIAEMRTGEGKTLVSTLPAYLNALEGKGVHIVTVNDYLATRDAEWMGKVHNFLGVTVGVVTNEMENDERRVAYNCDITYITNNELGFDYLRDNMVIEKEDLVQRDLHYAIVDEVDSVLIDEARTPLIISGQSGKSTELYRACDILARQMERGSSDGELSKMDILMNEDIEEDGDFLVNEKDKHVLLTAQGVKKVEEFFHIDNLADPENLAIQHNIILALRAHNLMFIDKDYVVKDDEVLIVDEFTGRIMPGRRYSDGLHQAIEAKEGVKVKRESKTLATITFQNFFNKYNKKSGMTGTAETEEQEFREIYGMDVVVIPTNKPVVRVDHEDAIYKTKQEKMRAVVEDIAASHAKGQPVLVGTITIDMSEELSRMLKKQGIKHNVLNAKFHEKEAEIISHAGEIGAVTIATNMAGRGTDIVLADGVAALGGLKIIGTERHESRRIDNQLRGRAGRQGDPGESKFYLSLEDDLMRLFGSERMISVYNALGIPEGEEIQHKSISRTIEKAQKKIENNNFGIRKNLLDYDRVNNEQREIMYKERRRVLDGENMKDSVIHMMEETIADYVNQCASEDAAPEEWDMDTLNAELRPIIPFGKIELTQEEIQAGKPEMLTKRLQDEAVELYAHKETEFEDYDLREIERIILLKVIDRKWMDHIDDMDQLREGIGMQAYGQRDPVVEYRMAGFEMFNVMTKAIQEETTGALFHVEIEQKVEKEQVAQVTGTNKDDSSVKMPYKRKGEKIGRNDPCPCGSGKKYKNCCGRN from the coding sequence ATGAGTTTAATAGGAAAAATTTTTGGTTCGCACAGTGATAAAGAGCTGAAGCGGATCAGTGGGATTGTGAATAAAATTGAATCTTTTGACGAACCGATGCAGAAATTATCTGATGAGGAACTGAGAAATAAAACTGCTGAGTTTAAAGAACGTCTGAGTAATGGAGAGACACTGGACGACCTTCTGCCGGAAGCTTATGCGGTTGTCCGGGAAGCGAGTGCCAGAACCATTGGGCTTAAACACTATCGGGTCCAGCTGATCGGCGGTATCATTCTTCACCAGGGAAGGATCGCAGAGATGAGGACCGGTGAAGGAAAGACCCTGGTTTCCACTCTCCCTGCTTACTTGAATGCTCTGGAAGGAAAGGGCGTGCACATCGTTACGGTCAATGACTATCTGGCAACCCGTGATGCGGAGTGGATGGGAAAAGTGCACAACTTCTTAGGCGTTACGGTCGGTGTCGTTACCAACGAGATGGAAAACGACGAGCGGCGGGTAGCCTATAACTGTGATATCACATATATCACCAACAATGAACTGGGATTTGATTACCTGAGGGACAACATGGTCATCGAAAAAGAAGATCTGGTTCAGCGCGATCTGCACTATGCCATTGTCGATGAGGTCGATTCTGTCCTGATCGATGAGGCCAGAACACCATTGATCATTTCCGGCCAGAGCGGGAAGTCTACCGAGCTCTACCGTGCCTGCGATATTCTTGCAAGGCAGATGGAGAGGGGAAGTTCTGACGGGGAACTTTCCAAGATGGATATCCTGATGAACGAAGATATTGAAGAAGACGGAGACTTTTTGGTCAATGAGAAGGATAAACACGTACTTTTGACCGCCCAGGGCGTGAAAAAGGTGGAGGAGTTCTTCCATATAGACAACCTGGCCGATCCGGAGAATCTCGCGATCCAGCACAATATTATCCTGGCGCTTCGCGCCCATAATCTTATGTTTATTGACAAAGATTATGTAGTGAAGGACGATGAAGTGCTGATCGTCGATGAGTTCACCGGACGTATCATGCCGGGCAGACGGTATTCAGACGGACTTCATCAGGCGATCGAGGCGAAAGAAGGCGTGAAAGTAAAGAGAGAGTCCAAGACCCTCGCTACGATCACATTCCAGAACTTCTTCAATAAATATAATAAGAAATCCGGTATGACCGGTACAGCCGAGACTGAGGAACAGGAATTCCGTGAGATCTACGGCATGGATGTCGTCGTTATACCGACCAACAAACCGGTTGTGCGTGTTGACCACGAAGATGCTATTTATAAGACGAAGCAGGAAAAAATGAGGGCGGTTGTTGAGGACATCGCAGCATCCCACGCCAAGGGACAGCCAGTGCTCGTAGGTACAATCACCATTGATATGTCCGAAGAACTGAGCCGCATGCTCAAAAAACAGGGGATCAAGCATAATGTGCTGAATGCCAAGTTTCATGAAAAGGAGGCGGAGATCATCTCCCATGCAGGAGAGATCGGAGCTGTCACAATCGCTACTAATATGGCGGGCCGTGGTACCGATATTGTCCTGGCAGACGGTGTAGCCGCTCTGGGCGGTTTAAAGATCATTGGTACAGAGCGTCATGAATCCAGACGTATTGACAATCAGCTGCGGGGACGTGCCGGACGGCAGGGAGATCCCGGTGAATCCAAGTTTTATCTGTCCCTGGAAGACGATTTGATGAGGCTGTTCGGATCTGAGAGGATGATTTCTGTATACAATGCCCTTGGTATACCGGAAGGGGAGGAAATCCAGCATAAATCCATCAGCAGGACGATCGAAAAGGCTCAGAAGAAGATTGAGAATAATAACTTTGGTATCCGTAAAAATCTGCTGGATTATGACCGTGTAAATAACGAACAGAGAGAGATCATGTACAAAGAACGCCGCCGTGTTCTGGACGGGGAGAACATGAAGGATTCTGTGATTCATATGATGGAAGAAACCATCGCAGATTATGTAAACCAGTGTGCCAGTGAAGATGCGGCACCGGAAGAATGGGATATGGATACACTGAATGCAGAGCTGCGCCCGATTATTCCGTTTGGAAAGATCGAGCTGACCCAGGAAGAGATTCAGGCAGGAAAACCTGAGATGCTCACAAAGCGTCTGCAGGATGAGGCTGTAGAATTGTATGCTCATAAGGAAACGGAATTTGAAGACTATGACCTCCGTGAGATTGAACGGATCATTCTCCTCAAGGTCATTGACCGCAAGTGGATGGATCATATCGACGATATGGACCAGCTTCGGGAGGGTATCGGCATGCAGGCATACGGACAGAGAGATCCGGTAGTGGAATACCGCATGGCCGGTTTTGAGATGTTCAATGTGATGACGA
- the trxB gene encoding thioredoxin-disulfide reductase yields MKIYDLIIIGAGPAGMSAAIYAKRAMLEVLVLEKEAMSGGQIVQTYEVDNYPGLPKMTGMDLGDQFFNHASDLGAEVKTGEVSEIRHDQPIKEIVLKNGEVLKTKTVMLATGATHRKLGVPGEEELTGLGVSYCATCDGAFFRNKTVAVVGGGDVALEDALFLSRICEKVYLIHRRDEFRGAKILRDQVTKNDKIQVIWNTVVTKIDGNERVESISIKDVHNDVDKSLKVDGIFIAVGTAPQSTLLKDELEMDERGYIAAGEDGVTNIPGIFVGGDQRTKNLRQVVTAAADGANCVVSVESYLQKLELPDN; encoded by the coding sequence ATGAAAATTTATGATTTGATCATCATCGGCGCAGGACCTGCAGGAATGTCCGCAGCCATTTACGCCAAGAGAGCTATGCTTGAAGTCTTGGTTTTAGAAAAAGAAGCAATGTCAGGAGGCCAGATCGTGCAGACCTATGAAGTCGATAACTATCCGGGGCTTCCAAAGATGACGGGTATGGATCTGGGAGATCAGTTCTTCAACCATGCTTCTGACCTGGGAGCAGAAGTCAAGACAGGAGAAGTCTCAGAGATCAGGCATGACCAGCCGATAAAAGAGATCGTTTTAAAAAATGGTGAGGTGCTGAAGACCAAAACAGTTATGCTTGCTACAGGGGCTACTCACAGAAAGCTGGGTGTCCCTGGAGAGGAAGAACTGACAGGTCTGGGAGTTTCTTACTGTGCAACCTGTGACGGAGCGTTTTTCAGAAACAAAACTGTGGCAGTCGTAGGGGGCGGTGATGTCGCTCTGGAAGATGCACTGTTCCTGAGCAGAATATGTGAGAAAGTATATCTGATTCACAGGCGAGATGAATTCAGAGGGGCAAAGATTCTCCGGGATCAAGTGACGAAAAACGACAAAATACAAGTAATATGGAATACGGTAGTGACGAAAATTGACGGGAATGAGAGGGTTGAATCTATTTCCATCAAAGATGTGCATAACGATGTGGATAAGTCGCTGAAAGTCGATGGAATATTCATCGCAGTAGGCACGGCTCCGCAGAGTACGCTGTTAAAAGATGAGCTTGAAATGGACGAAAGAGGCTATATTGCAGCCGGTGAAGACGGAGTGACAAACATTCCAGGAATTTTTGTAGGTGGGGACCAGAGGACCAAAAATCTGCGCCAAGTGGTGACTGCTGCCGCAGATGGGGCAAATTGTGTGGTGTCAGTGGAGAGTTACCTTCAAAAGTTAGAATTGCCAGACAATTAA
- a CDS encoding helix-turn-helix domain-containing protein, which yields MKEIREIFYDEQLKIEAYGFYGLKQKFPNHFHDHYVIGCIESGMRKVTCRGEEFLIEPGDLLFFNYRENHACEQVGDYPLNCRFINIKRERMKEIAEEITGRNEYPEFVKPMIRKCSKAELLREVYRMVAEGSQEFEKEELFYLLMEQLLSEYAVFEQKKVQVPDTERLNAVCSYMKEHYSENVSLEQLCKIAGVSRYSLIRYFTKYKKITPYQYLESIRVNRAKLYLEQGTEPAEAAAMTGFSDQSHFTNFFKRLFGLTPAQYQRIFTDKKGY from the coding sequence ATGAAAGAAATAAGAGAAATATTTTATGACGAACAATTAAAGATTGAAGCCTATGGTTTTTACGGACTCAAACAAAAATTTCCAAACCATTTCCATGATCATTACGTGATCGGATGCATCGAGAGCGGTATGCGGAAAGTGACCTGCCGGGGAGAGGAATTTCTTATTGAACCAGGGGACCTGCTGTTTTTTAATTACAGGGAGAACCATGCATGCGAGCAGGTGGGGGATTATCCTCTGAACTGCAGATTTATTAATATCAAGAGAGAAAGGATGAAAGAAATCGCAGAAGAGATCACGGGAAGGAATGAATATCCCGAGTTTGTAAAACCGATGATTCGAAAGTGTTCAAAAGCTGAGCTTCTCAGGGAAGTGTACCGAATGGTGGCAGAGGGGAGCCAGGAATTTGAAAAGGAGGAGTTATTTTATCTTCTCATGGAGCAGCTGCTCTCTGAGTATGCGGTATTTGAACAGAAGAAAGTACAGGTGCCTGACACAGAACGGCTCAATGCTGTATGCAGTTATATGAAGGAGCATTACAGTGAGAACGTTTCACTGGAACAGCTCTGTAAGATTGCAGGCGTCAGCAGATACAGCCTGATCCGGTATTTTACAAAGTACAAGAAGATTACACCGTACCAATACCTGGAATCCATCAGGGTAAACCGGGCCAAATTATATTTGGAGCAGGGAACCGAGCCGGCGGAGGCGGCGGCAATGACCGGATTCTCAGATCAGAGCCATTTTACAAACTTTTTTAAGCGGCTGTTTGGCCTGACACCGGCTCAGTATCAGAGAATCTTTACAGACAAGAAAGGTTATTAA
- a CDS encoding autorepressor SdpR family transcription factor, whose translation MGFQETFKALSDSTRREILDLLKDGSMPAGEICSHFDMTGASISHHLNILKQANLITDKKQGKYIYYELNLSVFEEVIHWFQSFKEDK comes from the coding sequence GTGGGTTTTCAGGAAACATTCAAAGCATTATCAGATTCCACCAGACGTGAAATTTTAGACTTGCTGAAAGACGGTTCCATGCCGGCAGGAGAAATATGCAGTCATTTCGATATGACAGGCGCATCGATTTCCCACCACCTGAACATTTTAAAACAGGCAAATCTCATAACCGACAAGAAACAAGGAAAATATATTTATTATGAATTGAATCTCTCTGTATTTGAAGAAGTGATTCACTGGTTTCAAAGCTTTAAGGAGGACAAATAA
- a CDS encoding DMT family transporter: MEDKKYIQGHLFALATIFLWGTTFISTKILLRQFQPIEILFFRFLLGFLVLILIYPKRLKTEGWREEKYFMAAGLCGITLYYLFENIALTYTMASNVGVIISISPFFTALLARVVTGEKSLGRRFFLGFLLAMCGICLISFGGTALHLSPKGDFLAVLAAFVWAAYSMLTKKIGSFGHNIIQSTRRCFAWGLLFMAPVLLFTDISLGRQRFADPLNLGNLLFLGIGASAICFVTWNTAVKRLGAVKTTVYIYMVPVVTIITSVLILGEKLTVRAACGAFLTIAGLFLSVEKKKKSEKCDLLTEVL; this comes from the coding sequence ATGGAAGACAAAAAATACATACAGGGTCATTTGTTTGCACTGGCTACTATTTTTTTATGGGGAACAACGTTTATCTCCACGAAGATTCTGCTCAGGCAGTTTCAGCCGATTGAGATTTTATTTTTCCGGTTCCTTCTGGGCTTCTTGGTGCTGATTCTTATTTATCCAAAGAGGCTGAAGACAGAAGGCTGGAGGGAAGAGAAATATTTTATGGCCGCCGGTCTGTGCGGGATCACGCTGTACTATTTATTTGAAAATATTGCACTCACATACACGATGGCTTCTAATGTGGGAGTTATTATTTCTATATCGCCGTTTTTTACGGCACTTCTGGCAAGGGTGGTGACGGGAGAAAAGTCTCTTGGAAGACGGTTTTTTCTTGGATTTCTTTTGGCCATGTGCGGTATCTGCCTGATTTCTTTCGGCGGTACTGCGCTGCATCTGAGCCCAAAAGGGGATTTTCTGGCAGTGCTTGCTGCCTTCGTATGGGCCGCCTATTCCATGCTGACAAAAAAAATCGGAAGCTTCGGACACAATATCATACAGTCCACAAGGCGCTGTTTTGCATGGGGACTTTTGTTCATGGCTCCGGTGCTGCTGTTTACGGATATTTCATTGGGGAGACAGAGATTTGCTGATCCTTTAAATCTTGGGAATCTTCTGTTCCTTGGGATAGGCGCCTCAGCCATCTGCTTCGTTACCTGGAATACGGCAGTGAAAAGGCTGGGTGCGGTAAAAACTACTGTTTATATCTATATGGTTCCGGTGGTGACGATCATTACGTCGGTCCTGATCCTTGGTGAAAAACTGACTGTCAGGGCAGCATGCGGTGCTTTTTTGACGATCGCGGGCCTGTTTTTATCGGTGGAAAAAAAGAAAAAGAGTGAAAAGTGTGACTTACTCACAGAAGTATTATAG
- a CDS encoding VanZ family protein — protein sequence MGNHRNRKLRDGIFNGVFIFYLAFLLENILFKYVQPWQLFQHGRYFSRSLNLVPFRQIMSSSGIGDLNIYGNIILFLPLGIYLMFFMKRRKAVKSLLAVFGISLFFEAFQYAAAIGATDIDDIILNCAGGLFGVMCYKVLLFVCMGKEEKAKTAVAGTAAVVGMITAVLIGLLIAFN from the coding sequence ATGGGTAATCATAGGAACAGAAAGCTTCGGGATGGAATATTTAACGGAGTCTTTATTTTTTATCTGGCATTTCTGCTGGAAAATATTCTGTTTAAGTATGTACAGCCATGGCAGCTGTTTCAGCATGGAAGATACTTTTCAAGATCTTTAAATTTAGTTCCGTTTCGGCAGATTATGAGTTCTTCAGGAATCGGCGACCTGAATATTTATGGGAATATCATTTTATTTCTCCCGCTGGGAATTTATCTGATGTTCTTTATGAAAAGAAGAAAAGCGGTTAAAAGCCTGCTGGCAGTCTTTGGCATCAGCTTGTTCTTTGAAGCCTTTCAATATGCAGCAGCCATTGGAGCCACAGATATTGACGATATTATTTTAAACTGTGCCGGAGGACTTTTTGGAGTTATGTGTTATAAAGTTCTGCTGTTTGTCTGCATGGGAAAGGAAGAGAAGGCAAAGACGGCTGTTGCCGGAACTGCAGCCGTGGTCGGAATGATCACTGCAGTTCTTATAGGCCTGCTCATTGCCTTTAATTAA
- a CDS encoding SdpI family protein → MKQSKSSILLTVVSLLLSLTVFSSLPEQIPAHWNVHGTVDRFAPKLTVFIFPGIIFLITILFQFMRRTDPNSDNYDKFQREYHRYTFVIGLVFFAVQIMTIAAAFRMDFNVNLIFCLGIGSLFIFIGNLLPKTKHNYFIGIRTPWTLADEQNWFRTHRIAGKIWVLGGLIVALTALAPESFQVPVFLTVLAVMVVTPFVYSYTEFRKKR, encoded by the coding sequence ATGAAACAATCTAAATCAAGCATTTTACTGACAGTTGTCTCCCTGCTGCTGTCTCTTACAGTTTTTTCTTCCCTTCCGGAACAGATCCCGGCCCATTGGAATGTTCACGGGACGGTTGACCGTTTTGCCCCGAAACTTACGGTGTTTATATTTCCTGGCATCATTTTTTTAATTACCATACTTTTTCAGTTTATGCGGCGCACAGATCCAAACTCTGATAATTATGATAAATTTCAGAGAGAATATCACCGCTACACCTTTGTCATCGGCCTGGTTTTCTTCGCTGTCCAGATCATGACCATTGCGGCCGCTTTCAGGATGGATTTTAATGTTAACCTGATCTTCTGCCTGGGAATAGGAAGTTTATTTATTTTTATCGGCAATCTGCTGCCTAAAACAAAACATAATTATTTTATCGGTATCCGAACTCCATGGACTCTGGCCGATGAACAAAACTGGTTTCGGACACACCGGATCGCCGGAAAAATATGGGTCCTGGGAGGCTTGATAGTCGCGCTTACCGCTCTTGCACCCGAATCGTTTCAGGTACCTGTCTTTCTGACAGTCCTTGCGGTCATGGTCGTCACACCGTTTGTATATTCTTATACAGAGTTCCGCAAAAAACGCTGA
- the trxA gene encoding thioredoxin produces the protein MSVLKITEANFVEEVLNAKEPVLIDFWAAWCGPCRMMSSVVDEIAEELHGVKVGKINVDEEQELAGKFRVMSIPTLLIFKNGKVEKSFVGARDKKEIVDALKIQVTE, from the coding sequence ATGTCAGTTTTAAAAATAACAGAAGCAAATTTTGTCGAGGAAGTATTAAATGCAAAGGAGCCGGTTCTGATCGACTTTTGGGCAGCATGGTGCGGGCCGTGCAGGATGATGTCGTCGGTTGTGGATGAGATTGCGGAGGAACTTCACGGAGTGAAGGTCGGAAAGATCAATGTGGATGAGGAACAGGAATTAGCAGGAAAATTCCGTGTCATGTCCATTCCAACTCTATTGATCTTCAAGAATGGAAAAGTTGAAAAGAGTTTTGTGGGAGCAAGGGATAAAAAAGAAATCGTGGATGCCCTTAAAATACAGGTGACAGAATAA